One stretch of Candidatus Poribacteria bacterium DNA includes these proteins:
- the dut gene encoding dUTP diphosphatase: MSMKINIKRIDKTLPLPKYETAGSVGFDLICRESAEVPPKSIVLIPANVIVETPPGYMLMVCARSSTPRKFGLMVPQGVGIVDNDYCGEEDELQIQIYNFTDAVVNVERGSRIAQAIFVRVETAEWNEVEQMHSPSRGGFGSTGQ; encoded by the coding sequence ATGTCGATGAAAATTAATATTAAACGCATAGACAAAACCCTCCCGTTGCCGAAATATGAGACAGCAGGTTCCGTTGGATTCGATTTAATCTGCCGAGAATCAGCAGAAGTGCCACCAAAATCCATCGTCCTCATCCCTGCGAATGTTATTGTTGAAACACCTCCAGGTTATATGCTAATGGTCTGCGCGCGAAGCAGCACACCCCGCAAATTCGGCTTAATGGTCCCACAAGGTGTAGGCATTGTCGATAACGATTATTGTGGTGAAGAAGATGAGTTACAAATTCAGATTTACAATTTCACGGATGCTGTGGTGAATGTTGAAAGAGGCAGTCGGATTGCACAAGCGATTTTTGTGCGTGTGGAGACGGCGGAATGGAACGAGGTTGAACAGATGCACTCACCCTCTCGTGGAGGATTTGGTAGTACAGGTCAATAG
- a CDS encoding SMP-30/gluconolactonase/LRE family protein has translation MALDVRNERLLELVGAEAVIEQLATGCQFTEGPLWHVTERFLLFSDIPANKMRRWDSDSGMTVFRDPSGKSNGLTYDKGGHLIACEHANRRVSRTTADGEVITIASHYEGKRLNSPNDVVVKSDGSIYFTDPPYGLSASYGVESEKELDFQGVYRLSPNGDTLTLLVDDFDRPNGLCFSPDESILYINDTERMHIRAFDVQPDGTIANGRVFGEEEGDTGKPDGMKVDTHGNVYLTGPNGIWVFAPDGMHLGIILVPERAANLAWGGDDWTSLFITASTSLYRVECKVAGVAVP, from the coding sequence ATGGCACTTGACGTACGCAACGAACGGCTTTTAGAGTTGGTTGGTGCCGAGGCGGTTATTGAACAACTGGCGACGGGATGCCAATTCACTGAAGGACCTCTCTGGCACGTTACAGAGCGGTTTTTGCTTTTTAGCGATATTCCCGCAAATAAGATGCGCCGGTGGGACTCAGATTCGGGAATGACTGTTTTCCGTGACCCATCTGGAAAATCGAACGGCTTGACTTATGATAAAGGCGGACATCTCATTGCTTGTGAACACGCGAACCGAAGGGTCTCGCGGACGACAGCGGATGGAGAGGTTATCACAATCGCCTCTCATTATGAAGGGAAACGGTTGAATAGCCCTAATGATGTCGTCGTGAAGTCTGATGGTAGCATCTATTTCACGGATCCCCCTTACGGGTTGAGCGCATCGTACGGCGTCGAGTCGGAAAAAGAACTCGATTTTCAAGGGGTCTATCGTCTATCACCCAACGGGGACACATTGACGCTTCTCGTTGACGACTTTGACAGACCCAACGGTCTCTGTTTTTCACCTGATGAATCTATCCTTTATATCAACGACACCGAACGCATGCATATCCGCGCGTTTGATGTGCAACCCGACGGTACAATTGCGAACGGTCGCGTCTTCGGTGAAGAAGAAGGGGACACCGGCAAACCTGACGGAATGAAGGTCGATACGCACGGAAATGTCTACCTAACCGGTCCCAATGGGATTTGGGTTTTCGCACCAGACGGAATGCATCTCGGAATCATCCTCGTCCCTGAACGCGCAGCGAACTTGGCTTGGGGCGGTGACGACTGGACAAGCCTCTTCATCACAGCGAGCACCTCCCTTTATCGCGTGGAATGCAAGGTAGCAGGAGTCGCGGTACCATAA